Proteins from a genomic interval of Paenibacillus sp. FSL H8-0048:
- a CDS encoding ABC transporter ATP-binding protein: protein MTTLLEVRNLKKHYPIRKGFFSKQVGAVKAVDGITLSVEQGETLAVVGESGCGKSTTGRAILRLIEPTEGEIMFAGTDVRSLNTEQLRKFRTDMQMVFQDPYASLDPRWTVQRILEEPLRTDGSAPAGELRGRVEQLMEVVGLSPYQAHRFPHEFSGGQRQRIGIARALALNPKFIVCDEPVSALDVSIQAQVLNLMQDLQEQYGLTYMFISHDLSVVKFISDRVAVMYLGRVVELAPTKALFAKPLHPYTQALMSAVPVPDPGLKKQRIVLTGDVPNPETPPTGCAFHPRCPHAMDRCKSEAPVLRELDSGHQVACHLY from the coding sequence ATGACCACATTACTGGAAGTACGCAATCTGAAGAAGCATTATCCGATCCGCAAAGGCTTCTTCTCCAAGCAGGTCGGTGCGGTCAAAGCCGTTGACGGCATTACCTTATCCGTTGAGCAGGGAGAGACGCTGGCGGTGGTCGGAGAATCCGGCTGCGGGAAGTCGACCACCGGACGGGCCATTCTGCGGCTGATTGAGCCGACAGAAGGCGAGATTATGTTCGCCGGCACCGATGTGCGCAGCCTGAATACGGAGCAGCTCCGCAAGTTCCGTACCGATATGCAAATGGTGTTCCAGGACCCTTATGCTTCGCTCGACCCCCGCTGGACTGTCCAGCGCATTCTGGAGGAACCGCTCCGTACCGACGGCTCGGCTCCCGCCGGCGAGCTGCGAGGCAGGGTCGAGCAACTGATGGAGGTGGTGGGCCTGTCCCCCTATCAGGCCCATCGTTTTCCCCATGAATTCTCCGGCGGCCAGCGGCAGCGGATCGGGATTGCCCGCGCGCTTGCGCTGAATCCGAAGTTCATTGTCTGTGATGAGCCGGTGTCGGCACTGGATGTCTCGATCCAGGCCCAGGTGCTGAATCTGATGCAGGATCTGCAGGAGCAATACGGCCTTACTTATATGTTCATTTCGCATGACCTGTCGGTTGTGAAGTTCATCAGCGACCGGGTGGCCGTCATGTACCTGGGACGGGTTGTCGAGCTGGCGCCGACAAAGGCACTCTTCGCGAAGCCGCTGCATCCGTATACGCAGGCGCTGATGTCTGCCGTTCCGGTGCCGGATCCGGGCTTGAAGAAGCAGCGCATCGTCCTGACCGGGGATGTTCCGAACCCGGAGACACCGCCCACGGGTTGTGCCTTCCACCCCCGCTGTCCGCATGCGATGGACCGCTGCAAGTCGGAAGCGCCCGTGCTGCGGGAGCTGGATTCGGGCCATCAGGTGGCCTGTCATTTGTATTAA
- a CDS encoding IS256 family transposase produces the protein MNILPESSLNNLFEKLVKDFVKDNMERLLRAEIQGFMESEEAGASNSRNGYYTRDLHTKYGHIEDLQVPRDRQSLFQTQMFEPYQRRDGWLEEAVIQMYKSGMGTRDVARFIESMFGSHYSPTTVSNITATVLDDIHQWQKRPLSKRYSVIYLDGLYVKLKRGTVRGEVVYFAMGIDEEGQRQILGFYVGGQESSNGWREVLKDLYDRGAQEVLLGVFDGLPGLDAAFKETYPQADVQHCVVHKVRATFPKIRMEHKTDVLEALKTVYTAPDEVVARANFDTVKAKWNKLYPKEMRSWEEQLSTLLTFYKYPESIRKAIYTSNPIERMNKEIRKRLKPMNSLTNMDAAEKIVYLEMLEYNERHAGRVAQGFGMDAVKKKLKELFETRYPSLPTPEET, from the coding sequence ATGAATATTTTACCCGAAAGTTCTCTGAATAATCTATTTGAAAAACTTGTTAAAGATTTTGTGAAAGACAACATGGAACGCCTGTTGCGCGCCGAAATCCAGGGGTTTATGGAGAGTGAAGAAGCCGGTGCCAGCAATAGTCGCAATGGCTACTATACGCGAGACTTACACACGAAATACGGCCATATCGAGGATCTTCAGGTGCCCCGGGACCGCCAAAGCCTTTTCCAGACGCAGATGTTTGAGCCGTACCAGCGGCGGGACGGATGGTTAGAAGAGGCCGTCATCCAAATGTACAAATCGGGCATGGGTACGCGGGATGTGGCCCGGTTCATTGAAAGTATGTTTGGCAGCCACTACTCCCCCACCACGGTCAGCAATATTACGGCTACGGTGCTAGACGATATCCACCAGTGGCAGAAACGGCCCCTGAGCAAACGGTACTCCGTAATCTACTTGGATGGGCTGTACGTGAAGCTGAAACGGGGCACGGTTCGTGGCGAAGTGGTCTACTTTGCGATGGGGATTGACGAGGAGGGACAGCGTCAAATTCTCGGGTTTTACGTGGGCGGCCAAGAGAGTTCGAATGGCTGGCGGGAGGTACTCAAAGACCTGTACGACCGCGGAGCGCAGGAAGTCCTGCTGGGTGTGTTTGACGGACTACCGGGGCTGGATGCGGCGTTTAAAGAGACCTATCCTCAGGCAGATGTACAGCATTGCGTAGTGCACAAAGTGCGGGCCACGTTCCCTAAAATCCGGATGGAGCACAAAACTGATGTCCTTGAAGCGTTGAAAACCGTATATACCGCACCGGATGAAGTGGTAGCCCGGGCTAACTTTGATACGGTCAAAGCGAAGTGGAACAAGCTATATCCGAAGGAAATGAGGTCCTGGGAGGAACAGTTATCCACACTCCTGACGTTCTACAAGTATCCGGAATCGATCCGTAAAGCGATCTACACGTCGAACCCCATCGAACGGATGAACAAGGAAATCCGCAAGCGTCTGAAACCGATGAACAGTCTGACGAACATGGATGCGGCAGAGAAAATCGTGTACCTGGAGATGCTGGAATACAATGAACGTCATGCAGGGCGGGTCGCCCAAGGCTTTGGCATGG